In one Neobacillus sp. CF12 genomic region, the following are encoded:
- a CDS encoding IS110 family transposase: MKHVIAFDVSMGKSYMVIYNGLKKCIYEGEIKHTKPEFERLKERINELIEGYGEQPNIVFESTGVYSRQIERFMQENHYSYCILNPLEAKKQCDSLRIYKTDKSDAHQLALTHFSTSRRETQGTENLFHQLKSLSRFYSELDDELSVIRSRLHKVIQLTFPELEKLFTNKSDLFLNIVQLFPHPDIVLGLSKTIIKNKIRANTNKNISAAIAEKKAVALIEASQQSYPAVSSSDVLCEQLRAYARRFQDLLQQKEQCIEDMVQLAEKRNEYKVILSFPGIGPNTAVRLLAEIGDIDRFENNKQLNAYAGIDIRRFQSGKTFFKDKINKRGNKHLRKILFLIIQNMIKKRRFGHNHIVEYYDKLKTQPYNKCHKVASIACVNKLLKNIFFLITHNMNYDYGLASKS; the protein is encoded by the coding sequence ATGAAGCATGTGATAGCTTTTGACGTTAGTATGGGAAAGAGTTACATGGTCATTTATAATGGCTTGAAAAAATGTATTTACGAAGGTGAAATTAAACACACCAAACCTGAATTTGAAAGATTGAAGGAACGGATTAATGAACTAATTGAAGGGTATGGAGAGCAGCCCAATATTGTATTTGAGTCAACTGGTGTCTATTCTCGGCAAATAGAGCGTTTCATGCAGGAAAACCATTATTCCTACTGCATTTTAAACCCTTTAGAGGCTAAGAAACAATGCGATTCTTTAAGAATTTATAAAACCGATAAAAGCGATGCGCATCAATTAGCCTTAACCCATTTTTCAACCTCCCGTAGGGAAACGCAAGGGACAGAAAACCTCTTTCATCAGTTGAAATCACTTTCTAGATTTTATAGTGAGCTTGATGATGAATTATCAGTTATACGCAGTCGATTACATAAAGTTATTCAGTTGACCTTTCCAGAACTAGAGAAACTCTTCACAAATAAATCTGATTTATTTCTAAACATTGTCCAATTGTTTCCACATCCAGATATTGTTCTGGGACTATCAAAAACAATTATAAAAAATAAAATACGTGCCAATACAAATAAAAATATCTCTGCAGCGATCGCAGAAAAGAAAGCAGTCGCATTAATTGAAGCCTCCCAGCAATCCTATCCAGCTGTTTCTTCCTCAGATGTATTGTGTGAGCAACTACGGGCATACGCTAGACGGTTCCAAGACCTTCTCCAACAGAAGGAACAGTGTATCGAGGATATGGTCCAGTTAGCTGAAAAACGCAACGAGTACAAGGTGATACTGAGTTTTCCTGGGATTGGTCCGAATACAGCTGTACGCTTATTGGCAGAGATTGGAGACATCGATCGTTTTGAAAACAACAAGCAGTTGAATGCTTATGCAGGAATAGATATACGCCGATTCCAGTCAGGAAAAACCTTTTTTAAGGACAAAATTAATAAGCGAGGAAATAAACACTTAAGGAAAATACTCTTTTTAATCATCCAGAACATGATTAAGAAGAGAAGATTCGGACACAACCACATCGTTGAGTATTATGATAAATTAAAAACGCAACCCTATAACAAATGTCATAAAGTTGCGTCCATCGCTTGTGTGAATAAGCTTTTGAAGAACATCTTCTTTCTTATTACACACAATATGAACTATGATTACGG
- a CDS encoding beta-N-acetylglucosaminidase domain-containing protein, with protein MSIRKLFSKALSVCLVTGLFVPLNFQEIKAQSNNENYDFTVSPTPKSIEKTGNGFPLNPKVGIVTENDTDIMAVLKVKEALKKAGVKTIIESDINNPLPTTPVIIWVGEFNDEAELNILQENVGLQNFDITHKEGYIVSSAISNENKKDIVIVGNDARGTFYGAETFKQIIIEREGTDWIPEVEIKDWPTMPIRGTIEGFYGEPWSHEDRLSQLDFYGKHKMNNYIYAPKDDPYHRDKWKEPYPQEKIKEIEQLVKAAQENHVDFTFAISPGNTVTYSSDEDLQALINKAQAMWDIGVRSFALYLDDINPTLRFAQDRAMFGRDINPPAAAQAYLLNRFNDQFIKTHEGAERLITVPTEYYQANTSPYRKRFADLVQSDIVVQWTGIGVVAPSITSADADKIHGIFKHDLLIWDNYPVNDFDRNRLFLGPLVGRDANLSPEHGVVGLTANPMNEAEASKISLFTVADYTWNPEAYDPNASLEQSLNEFAGDASEVLKVFVESSYSSSLNNNKEPYSEKLSTLMEQFWSSYEAKTVQEGADVLLQEFNKLKSTPSKLRETLDNPNFLDEVDPYLNKLEFYGVAGEAAIKMLLAEQENNIEVAAEQKTILQDTMNELAKIPQKLSLGVIPNFLDRALNGVNLAEGKTAKASSSEVSWLTPNLAVDGNNNTRWASLYTNNQWISVDLGKIYSINKVVLNWESAYGKQYKIQVSQDGNQWTDIYTELNSNGGSDEIAFNPVEARYVKMQGLQRSTSWGYSLYEFKVFETRNF; from the coding sequence TTGTCGATAAGAAAGTTGTTTTCAAAGGCACTATCAGTTTGTTTAGTAACCGGATTATTTGTTCCCCTGAATTTTCAAGAAATCAAAGCACAAAGTAATAATGAAAATTACGATTTTACAGTTTCCCCAACTCCAAAATCTATTGAAAAAACAGGAAATGGATTCCCTCTTAATCCAAAAGTTGGTATAGTTACTGAAAATGATACTGATATAATGGCCGTTCTTAAAGTGAAAGAAGCTCTAAAAAAAGCAGGGGTAAAAACAATCATTGAGAGTGATATTAATAATCCACTTCCTACTACTCCAGTGATAATATGGGTAGGAGAATTTAATGATGAAGCAGAGTTAAATATATTACAAGAAAATGTTGGTTTACAGAATTTTGATATTACCCACAAAGAAGGCTATATTGTCTCTTCAGCAATAAGCAATGAAAATAAAAAAGATATTGTGATTGTCGGAAATGATGCAAGAGGAACATTTTATGGAGCAGAAACTTTCAAACAAATAATTATAGAACGTGAAGGAACCGACTGGATTCCTGAAGTAGAAATTAAGGATTGGCCAACTATGCCGATAAGAGGAACGATTGAAGGATTTTATGGCGAACCGTGGTCACACGAAGATCGATTAAGTCAATTAGATTTTTACGGTAAACATAAAATGAATAACTATATTTATGCCCCAAAAGATGATCCTTATCATCGAGATAAGTGGAAAGAACCATATCCTCAGGAAAAAATAAAAGAAATTGAACAGCTAGTTAAAGCAGCACAAGAAAACCATGTAGATTTCACGTTCGCCATTTCACCTGGGAATACAGTTACATATTCCAGTGATGAGGATTTACAAGCATTAATCAACAAGGCCCAAGCCATGTGGGATATCGGAGTAAGGTCATTTGCCTTGTATCTTGATGATATTAATCCGACTCTCAGATTCGCTCAAGATCGAGCGATGTTTGGAAGAGATATAAATCCACCTGCAGCCGCTCAAGCATATTTGTTAAATCGATTTAATGACCAATTTATCAAAACGCATGAAGGTGCAGAGCGATTAATTACAGTGCCCACAGAATATTATCAAGCGAATACTTCTCCCTATCGAAAAAGATTTGCAGATTTGGTCCAATCAGATATCGTCGTGCAATGGACAGGAATTGGTGTTGTTGCTCCTTCGATTACTTCTGCAGATGCCGATAAAATACACGGTATTTTCAAGCACGACCTACTGATCTGGGATAACTATCCAGTAAATGATTTTGATCGAAATCGTTTGTTCCTCGGGCCATTAGTTGGAAGAGATGCAAATCTTTCTCCTGAACATGGTGTCGTTGGTTTAACGGCAAATCCGATGAATGAAGCAGAGGCATCAAAGATTTCGTTGTTTACTGTAGCAGATTATACATGGAACCCAGAAGCTTATGATCCAAACGCCTCCTTAGAACAGAGTTTAAATGAGTTTGCTGGAGATGCTTCTGAAGTATTAAAAGTTTTTGTAGAATCCTCATATTCTTCAAGTCTAAATAACAACAAAGAACCTTATTCAGAAAAATTAAGCACGCTAATGGAGCAGTTCTGGTCTTCATATGAGGCAAAAACCGTTCAAGAAGGAGCAGATGTGCTTTTACAAGAATTCAATAAGCTAAAAAGCACACCATCCAAGCTTCGGGAAACATTAGATAATCCGAACTTCCTTGATGAAGTCGACCCATATTTAAATAAATTGGAGTTTTACGGTGTCGCTGGTGAAGCAGCAATAAAAATGCTTCTAGCAGAACAGGAAAACAATATCGAAGTTGCTGCGGAGCAAAAAACAATTCTCCAAGATACTATGAATGAACTGGCGAAAATTCCGCAAAAACTAAGCCTGGGTGTCATTCCGAACTTCCTTGACCGAGCACTAAATGGTGTAAATTTAGCGGAGGGAAAAACTGCCAAAGCCTCTTCATCTGAGGTCAGTTGGCTAACACCTAATTTAGCAGTAGACGGAAACAATAATACAAGATGGGCCTCCCTATACACGAATAATCAATGGATTAGTGTAGACCTTGGAAAGATCTATTCTATTAATAAAGTAGTATTAAACTGGGAATCTGCTTATGGAAAACAATATAAAATCCAAGTTTCACAGGACGGTAATCAATGGACCGATATCTATACAGAATTAAATAGTAATGGTGGTAGCGATGAAATTGCTTTTAACCCGGTAGAAGCCAGATATGTTAAAATGCAGGGATTACAAAGGTCAACAAGTTGGGGCTACTCTTTATACGAATTTAAAGTGTTTGAAACACGAAACTTTTAA
- a CDS encoding PRD domain-containing protein, with the protein MLKIKKILNNNAVVVTDNNKEKIAIGMGIAFQKKRHDIISPSKIEKIFVMKENDKLQQLLLQIPEEHFDISEKIITYAEEYLGVKLNEHIHIGLTDHLSFAIERVRDGIYLKNKLLHEIKILYKKEFEIGMWSIRYIEKRTNLKMHVDEAAYIALHIHTAKLHSSDMKQTLRQTVIISHIIQIIKEFLKIEIDEVELSYQRLMTHLRYAVSRISNNKFQLFDDEMLKIFITKYPIAYNCAKKVALVLLQTYAIQLPEHELGYLTLHIERLRKH; encoded by the coding sequence TTGTTGAAAATCAAAAAAATCCTGAACAACAATGCCGTTGTGGTGACAGATAACAATAAAGAAAAGATTGCTATAGGTATGGGAATCGCTTTTCAAAAAAAGAGACATGACATTATTAGTCCAAGCAAAATTGAAAAGATTTTTGTTATGAAAGAAAATGACAAACTCCAACAGCTACTGCTCCAAATACCCGAAGAACACTTTGACATATCAGAAAAGATTATTACATATGCAGAAGAATACCTCGGCGTAAAATTAAATGAACATATTCATATAGGACTGACAGACCATTTATCCTTTGCCATTGAACGAGTAAGAGACGGGATTTATCTTAAAAACAAGCTTTTGCATGAAATAAAGATTCTCTATAAAAAAGAATTTGAAATTGGAATGTGGTCAATTAGGTATATTGAAAAGAGAACAAATTTGAAAATGCATGTTGATGAAGCAGCCTATATCGCTCTCCATATTCATACAGCTAAGTTACATAGTAGTGACATGAAGCAGACTCTTAGACAAACGGTCATTATCAGTCACATAATACAGATTATCAAGGAATTCTTAAAAATTGAAATAGACGAAGTTGAGCTATCTTACCAACGTTTAATGACCCATCTTCGCTATGCTGTTTCTAGGATTAGCAATAATAAGTTTCAATTGTTTGATGATGAGATGCTAAAAATTTTCATAACTAAATATCCTATTGCTTACAACTGTGCAAAAAAAGTTGCCTTGGTCCTTTTGCAAACTTATGCTATTCAACTTCCCGAACATGAACTCGGATACTTAACTCTACATATTGAAAGATTAAGAAAGCATTAA
- a CDS encoding family 20 glycosylhydrolase, which translates to MKKLIRNKMFPLTLVIMLLTNLLLNFGLILPNKVKAAPNIPSLLPKPVSYIPGTGQFTLTPNSSVYVAGNSQEETDEIFNVAKLLVEKLNISTGFNIKIIKSNSPQAGSIYFTTVGGTSDQGNEGYRLVTETDKVTITAYKPEGIFRGTQTLIQLFPAEIVKSTIVTEVPWVIPSSTINDKPSYSYRGLMLDVARHFFTVDQVKRQIDLASQYKINKLHLHLSDDQGWRIEIKSRPDLTTYGSISAVNRDPGGYYTQEQFKDIISYANARFIEVIPEIDMPGHTNAALASIPELNPTGVRAQPRYDTAVGYSTLMARSEATYDFVDDVISELAAISPSQYIHMGGDESHSTSAADYDYFIGRVASIVSKYDKKVVGWDPYDTSTGITSNDSILQNWHCTPTTGTSAISKGMKMILSPANAYIDQKYYSNSPLGLSWRGFINTNKAYNWDPTDFAPAASIYGIESTLWTETVVTQDNLDYMIYPRLIANAEVGWTPKSIRDWTDFKTRLYNHASSLQNKGIKYFADPIAFTPPALPINSKWNMDEGTGTSAADRSGRYNATLLSTTTSLPTWTTGKFGSAVSLNGTSQYISLGGTEITGDWTLGMWVYGKSNMTKTAEALVSGPTSSIKANQWNKTGKVGFSVFGVKDSTFNYKLPTTNTWVHLTFVGSNAGTSLYVNGVLSQTLPDKMNCPMSYVGAEIQPGTGSKTSFFAGSVDQLTIVDRALSASEIVTLTKSPIATLSSITLNGTPLNGFAAQTTDYNVVLPAGTTEVPTVAATSSDSNASVVVTAANNLPDTTTIKVTAEDGTTTKTYNVNFTVDKLNAVTIAADKTELSKTNEGTISISGKLESGLDADLSKATIQYKSSNTEVSSVDNNGVITPNNEGNAVITAIVNLYGTIIESNNIPIVVDYTAPVSFAEVIGNGSNDWYNSNVTVTLGSNDNLSGLHSTEYRIGNSGDWIPYNNPVDINQEGAYTLEFRSMDRASNIEETKQQIIKIDKTMPHFNLTVNGNNLNDGASFDDYLPLTFKVADDLSGIDSAKINIDGEVYIIDTNTQQSVVIDMAGKPGSFTALVTLEDFAGNQLETSFSFNVTTSINSMMELVSRYMNSGELSGPIIPQLTNQLMQAQHQLDKGDSNHAAKHLQDFLDGLNNKALVNYSSEKAKTVLNADAHKIINNITYPFYLIAAKYSY; encoded by the coding sequence TTGAAAAAATTAATAAGAAATAAAATGTTCCCTTTGACATTAGTAATTATGTTACTAACTAATTTACTTCTTAATTTTGGATTAATATTACCTAATAAAGTTAAAGCTGCTCCCAATATTCCTTCCTTATTACCTAAACCTGTAAGTTATATACCCGGCACTGGTCAATTTACTTTAACACCCAACAGTTCGGTATACGTAGCTGGTAATTCTCAAGAGGAAACAGATGAAATTTTTAACGTTGCCAAATTACTTGTAGAAAAGTTGAATATTTCCACAGGATTTAATATCAAAATTATAAAATCAAATAGCCCTCAAGCAGGAAGTATTTATTTTACTACAGTAGGAGGAACTTCTGATCAAGGGAATGAAGGATATAGGTTAGTTACAGAAACTGATAAAGTTACAATTACTGCGTATAAACCTGAAGGTATTTTCAGAGGTACACAAACATTAATACAGCTCTTTCCTGCAGAAATTGTAAAGAGTACAATTGTCACTGAAGTACCATGGGTTATACCTAGTTCAACTATTAATGACAAGCCTTCATATAGTTATCGAGGTCTAATGCTAGATGTAGCTAGACACTTTTTCACAGTAGATCAAGTTAAGCGTCAGATTGATCTTGCATCACAGTATAAGATTAATAAACTCCATTTACACTTGTCCGATGATCAGGGATGGCGAATTGAAATTAAATCCAGACCAGACCTTACAACATATGGAAGCATATCTGCAGTTAATCGTGATCCGGGTGGATATTATACACAGGAACAATTTAAGGATATCATAAGCTATGCAAATGCTAGATTTATCGAAGTTATTCCTGAAATTGATATGCCTGGACATACGAATGCAGCATTAGCATCTATTCCAGAATTAAATCCTACTGGAGTCAGAGCGCAACCTAGGTATGATACAGCTGTAGGATATAGTACACTTATGGCTCGTTCTGAAGCAACATATGATTTTGTTGATGATGTAATAAGTGAACTTGCTGCTATTTCACCTTCACAGTATATTCATATGGGAGGGGATGAATCTCATTCAACTTCTGCAGCAGATTACGATTATTTTATAGGAAGGGTCGCAAGTATTGTAAGTAAATATGATAAGAAAGTTGTAGGATGGGACCCATATGATACTTCAACAGGTATTACATCGAATGATTCCATTCTTCAAAACTGGCATTGTACTCCTACAACTGGGACTTCTGCCATATCAAAAGGAATGAAGATGATATTATCTCCTGCAAATGCTTATATAGATCAGAAATACTACTCTAATTCTCCTTTAGGATTAAGTTGGAGAGGATTTATAAATACAAATAAAGCTTACAATTGGGATCCAACAGATTTTGCTCCTGCAGCTTCTATTTATGGAATAGAAAGCACACTATGGACAGAAACCGTTGTTACTCAGGATAATTTGGATTATATGATATATCCAAGATTAATAGCTAATGCAGAAGTTGGCTGGACACCTAAGAGTATTAGAGACTGGACCGATTTTAAGACTAGACTTTATAACCATGCTTCAAGTTTACAGAATAAGGGAATTAAGTATTTCGCAGATCCTATTGCTTTCACTCCGCCAGCACTGCCAATTAACTCAAAATGGAACATGGATGAAGGTACAGGAACTAGTGCAGCCGATAGATCAGGTAGATATAATGCAACATTATTAAGTACCACAACATCTCTTCCTACATGGACAACAGGAAAATTTGGAAGTGCTGTTAGTCTTAATGGGACTTCTCAATATATAAGTTTGGGAGGCACAGAGATAACTGGAGACTGGACGTTAGGTATGTGGGTTTATGGCAAATCTAATATGACCAAAACTGCTGAGGCACTAGTTAGTGGCCCAACTTCTAGTATTAAGGCTAACCAATGGAATAAAACAGGTAAAGTTGGATTTTCTGTATTTGGAGTTAAAGACAGTACATTCAATTATAAGCTTCCTACTACAAACACATGGGTTCATCTGACCTTTGTTGGCTCTAATGCTGGGACATCACTTTATGTTAATGGTGTACTTTCTCAAACACTTCCAGATAAAATGAATTGTCCAATGTCATATGTGGGAGCTGAAATACAACCTGGAACTGGTTCAAAAACTTCATTCTTTGCAGGTAGCGTAGACCAACTAACAATAGTCGATAGAGCTTTGAGTGCCAGTGAGATTGTAACGTTGACCAAATCACCAATAGCAACTTTAAGTTCAATTACTTTAAATGGAACCCCATTAAATGGATTTGCAGCACAAACAACAGATTACAATGTAGTGTTACCGGCAGGAACAACTGAAGTTCCAACAGTAGCTGCAACTTCATCAGATAGTAATGCAAGTGTAGTAGTAACAGCTGCAAATAACCTTCCAGATACAACAACTATAAAGGTAACTGCTGAGGATGGGACTACAACAAAGACATACAATGTTAATTTTACAGTTGATAAATTGAATGCTGTAACTATTGCTGCTGATAAAACGGAGCTAAGCAAGACAAACGAAGGAACGATTAGTATATCAGGAAAGCTTGAAAGTGGATTGGATGCAGATTTATCAAAAGCTACCATACAGTATAAAAGCAGTAATACAGAAGTATCATCTGTAGATAACAACGGTGTAATAACACCTAATAATGAGGGAAATGCAGTTATTACTGCAATAGTTAATCTATATGGTACAATAATCGAATCAAATAACATCCCAATCGTAGTAGATTATACAGCACCTGTTTCTTTTGCAGAGGTAATTGGAAACGGTTCGAATGATTGGTATAATTCGAATGTAACTGTTACTTTAGGTTCAAATGATAATTTGAGCGGCCTTCACAGTACAGAATACAGAATAGGCAATAGCGGAGATTGGATACCTTATAATAACCCAGTTGACATTAATCAAGAGGGAGCTTATACGCTCGAATTTCGCTCGATGGACAGAGCGAGTAATATAGAAGAGACAAAACAGCAGATTATTAAAATTGATAAAACAATGCCGCATTTTAATCTTACTGTAAATGGTAATAACTTAAATGATGGAGCGTCCTTCGATGACTATTTACCACTTACCTTTAAAGTCGCAGATGATTTATCTGGAATTGATTCAGCAAAAATCAATATAGACGGAGAGGTCTATATTATTGACACTAATACACAGCAGAGCGTAGTTATTGACATGGCAGGGAAACCAGGAAGTTTTACAGCTCTAGTTACACTAGAGGATTTTGCTGGAAACCAATTGGAAACTTCGTTTAGCTTTAATGTCACTACAAGTATTAACTCAATGATGGAGTTGGTAAGCCGCTATATGAATTCAGGTGAACTCTCCGGACCGATAATACCACAGCTTACAAATCAACTTATGCAAGCCCAGCATCAGCTAGATAAGGGGGACTCTAATCATGCAGCTAAGCATCTGCAGGACTTTTTAGACGGTCTTAATAATAAAGCATTAGTTAACTATAGCAGTGAAAAAGCTAAAACAGTTTTGAATGCAGATGCACATAAAATAATAAATAACATAACTTATCCATTCTATTTGATTGCAGCCAAATACAGTTATTAA
- the rpsD gene encoding 30S ribosomal protein S4, with protein sequence MARYTGSSWKISRRLGISLSGTGKELEKRPYAPGQHGPNQRKKLSEYGLQLQEKQKLRHMYGVTERQFRNLFDKAGKLGGVHGENFMILLESRLDNVVYRLGLARTRRAARQLVNHGHIMVDGSRVDIPSYRLAPGQTITLREKSRNLDVVKEAIEVNNFVPDYLTFDADKLEGTFTRLPERSELPAEINETLIVEFYSR encoded by the coding sequence ATGGCTCGTTATACTGGCTCTAGCTGGAAAATCTCTCGTCGTCTTGGAATCTCTCTAAGCGGCACTGGTAAAGAATTAGAAAAGCGTCCTTACGCTCCTGGACAACATGGTCCTAACCAACGTAAGAAGCTTTCTGAATACGGATTGCAATTACAAGAAAAGCAAAAACTTCGTCATATGTATGGAGTAACTGAGCGTCAATTCCGTAATCTTTTTGATAAAGCAGGCAAATTAGGTGGGGTTCACGGTGAAAACTTCATGATCCTACTTGAATCACGTCTTGACAACGTAGTTTACCGTTTAGGTTTAGCTCGTACTCGTCGTGCTGCTCGTCAATTAGTTAACCACGGACACATCATGGTTGATGGATCTCGCGTAGATATCCCATCATACCGTTTAGCTCCTGGTCAAACAATCACTTTACGTGAAAAATCACGTAACCTTGATGTTGTTAAAGAAGCAATCGAAGTAAACAACTTCGTACCTGACTACTTAACATTTGATGCAGACAAGCTTGAAGGTACTTTCACTCGTTTACCAGAGCGTTCTGAATTACCAGCTGAAATTAACGAAACTCTAATCGTTGAGTTCTACTCACGTTAA